In Capillimicrobium parvum, a genomic segment contains:
- a CDS encoding GNAT family N-acetyltransferase, which translates to MNTRPLTPQDRTELARFFAEIPEADRNFLKDDVQEPQVLERWLDDEIAVRLVAVDEEGGRIVAFAALWPGIGRSSHVADLRLIVAHDARRRGLGREMARLALAEGLRHGWRKFTVDVPATHQSTINMFSEIGFRPEALLVDHLQEPDGRMHDIVSMAHIADDAWAEMLTTGLADTAR; encoded by the coding sequence GTGAACACCAGACCCCTGACCCCGCAGGACCGCACGGAGCTTGCGCGGTTCTTCGCGGAGATCCCCGAAGCCGACCGCAACTTCCTCAAGGACGACGTACAGGAGCCGCAGGTCCTCGAGCGCTGGCTCGACGACGAGATCGCGGTCCGATTGGTCGCGGTCGACGAAGAGGGCGGCCGCATCGTCGCGTTCGCGGCATTGTGGCCCGGCATCGGGCGGTCGTCGCACGTCGCCGATCTACGGCTCATCGTCGCCCACGACGCCCGCCGTCGCGGCCTCGGCCGCGAGATGGCGCGCCTGGCGCTCGCCGAGGGGCTGCGCCACGGCTGGCGCAAGTTCACCGTGGACGTGCCCGCGACCCACCAGTCGACGATCAACATGTTCTCGGAGATCGGCTTCCGTCCCGAGGCGCTGCTCGTCGACCACCTGCAGGAACCGGACGGGCGGATGCACGACATCGTCAGCATGGCCCACATCGCCGACGACGCCTGGGCGGAGATGCTCACCACCGGCCTGGCCGACACCGCCCGATGA
- a CDS encoding alpha/beta fold hydrolase → MSIAYDIRREVERNVVRARNGIKYASGTEWAPEHASPRELVWSQGKARLWRLRSDRVTMGPPVLMFIGLVSLPHILDLHEKSTLAGALRDAGFDVYILDWGAADEGDAQNTLETYLVRYLPRAVRALLRESQCDDVTLLGYCMGGCFALVAVGGQVSIPLRNLVIFATPVDFSQMGGLVEALRDGEIDPESMVDWTGNVPPHIVSSFFRIRKPTVELVQYANLWENLWSDEFLSSYQAMARWASTHVPVPGALFRQVLKGWLYDNGFANGTLRLAGRRVDLANIDVPMLSVVAMRDDIVPPPAALPLGSLVDVPEFELFEVPAGHAGLAGSRKAVHVTFPGVVDWLRRHSDTREPHQ, encoded by the coding sequence ATGAGCATCGCGTACGACATCCGGCGCGAGGTCGAGCGCAACGTCGTCCGCGCCCGCAACGGGATCAAGTACGCCTCGGGTACGGAGTGGGCGCCGGAACATGCATCCCCCCGGGAGCTCGTGTGGAGCCAGGGCAAGGCGCGCCTCTGGCGGCTTCGCAGCGATCGCGTGACGATGGGGCCGCCGGTGCTGATGTTCATCGGGCTCGTCAGCCTGCCGCACATCCTCGACCTCCACGAGAAGAGCACGCTCGCAGGGGCGCTGCGCGATGCCGGCTTCGACGTCTACATCCTGGACTGGGGCGCGGCCGACGAGGGCGACGCGCAGAACACGCTCGAGACGTACCTCGTGCGCTACCTCCCCCGCGCGGTGCGGGCACTTCTGCGCGAGTCGCAGTGCGACGACGTGACGCTGCTCGGGTACTGCATGGGCGGCTGCTTTGCGCTGGTCGCCGTCGGCGGGCAGGTGTCGATCCCGCTGCGCAACCTCGTCATCTTCGCGACGCCCGTCGACTTCTCGCAGATGGGCGGCCTCGTGGAGGCCCTGCGCGACGGCGAGATCGACCCCGAGTCGATGGTCGACTGGACCGGCAACGTCCCGCCGCACATCGTCAGCTCGTTCTTTCGCATCCGCAAGCCGACGGTCGAGCTCGTCCAGTACGCGAACCTGTGGGAGAACCTCTGGAGCGACGAGTTCCTCTCCAGCTACCAGGCGATGGCGAGGTGGGCGAGCACGCACGTGCCGGTCCCCGGCGCCCTGTTCCGCCAGGTTCTGAAGGGCTGGCTGTACGACAACGGGTTCGCGAACGGCACGCTTCGTCTGGCGGGCCGGCGCGTCGATCTCGCCAACATCGACGTGCCGATGCTGAGCGTCGTCGCGATGCGCGACGACATCGTGCCGCCCCCGGCCGCTCTCCCGCTCGGCTCGCTGGTCGACGTGCCGGAGTTCGAGCTCTTCGAGGTCCCGGCTGGGCATGCGGGACTGGCCGGCAGCCGCAAGGCCGTCCACGTCACGTTCCCCGGCGTGGTCGACTGGCTGCGCCGGCACTCCGATACCAGGGAGCCGCATCAGTGA